One Shewanella sp. MR-4 DNA window includes the following coding sequences:
- a CDS encoding IS3-like element ISShes2 family transposase (programmed frameshift): protein MTTSINSSRKRTQRDYTLAFKLGVVERVEKGEMTYKQAQARFGIQGRSTVLVWLRKHGRLDWSKPFQHPLMPKSKETPAETIKRLERELAEEKLRNKILNGMVDIMDNEYGAGLRKKLLIRYVWQAKSNGEINLAAACRAAGMSRQGIYQAVARMESRRAELSVIQDWVQYWRKYMPRLGARKLYTLIKSRLVEHDIKLGRDGFFTYLRSEGLLVKSKKSYTKTTFSKHWMKKHPNLLKEEGLHDAGHVLVSDITYLESDQGVHYLSLVTDASSRKIVGHHVSKDMKAESVVKALKMAIKDKRYIGNAVHHSDRGLQYCSAVYQNALQASQIQPSMTDGYDCYQNALAERVNGILKQEFLLHRCRTFAELKILVRESIAIYNDMRPHLSLNMATPNQVHNRKGQLLELA from the exons ATGACAACATCAATTAACTCAAGCCGTAAGCGCACACAACGAGATTACACCTTAGCCTTTAAATTAGGCGTTGTAGAGCGTGTTGAAAAAGGCGAAATGACGTACAAACAAGCCCAAGCCCGTTTTGGTATTCAAGGCCGTTCAACGGTACTCGTTTGGCTTAGAAAACATGGTAGACTCGATTGGTCGAAACCTTTTCAGCATCCCCTTATGCCTAAGTCAAAAGAAACCCCTGCCGAAACTATCAAGCGCCTTGAACGTGAGTTAGCAGAAGAGAAACTGCGTAACAAAATCCTCAATGGTATGGTTGATATCATGGACAATGAATATGGAGCAGGCCTCAGAAAAAAGT TACTTATCCGGTACGTCTGGCAAGCAAAAAGCAACGGCGAAATAAACCTCGCTGCCGCATGTCGTGCTGCGGGTATGTCGAGGCAAGGTATTTATCAGGCAGTTGCTCGAATGGAAAGTCGTAGAGCTGAGCTATCGGTCATCCAAGACTGGGTCCAGTACTGGCGTAAATATATGCCAAGGTTAGGGGCCCGTAAGCTCTACACGTTGATAAAATCCAGGCTGGTTGAGCACGATATTAAACTCGGGCGAGATGGGTTCTTTACCTATTTGAGAAGTGAAGGTTTACTGGTTAAATCGAAGAAAAGCTACACAAAAACCACGTTCAGCAAACACTGGATGAAGAAGCATCCTAATCTGCTGAAAGAGGAAGGACTGCATGATGCAGGGCATGTACTGGTCAGTGATATCACCTATCTTGAGTCAGACCAAGGTGTGCACTACCTGTCACTGGTCACCGATGCCAGTTCTCGTAAGATAGTCGGTCATCACGTGAGTAAAGACATGAAAGCCGAGAGTGTGGTGAAAGCGTTAAAAATGGCCATAAAAGATAAACGCTATATCGGCAACGCAGTGCATCACTCAGACAGAGGCTTACAATACTGCTCAGCAGTTTATCAGAATGCGCTTCAGGCGAGCCAAATCCAGCCATCAATGACGGATGGTTATGATTGCTACCAAAATGCATTAGCAGAAAGAGTGAATGGCATACTGAAGCAGGAGTTTTTACTGCACCGATGTAGGACATTTGCGGAGCTGAAGATACTTGTTAGAGAATCGATAGCAATATACAACGATATGAGACCGCATCTGAGTTTGAATATGGCAACCCCTAATCAGGTGCACAATAGAAAAGGCCAGCTACTGGAGCTGGCCTAA